A window of Acidobacteriota bacterium genomic DNA:
TCAAGGCCGGCGCCAACGTGCACGTGGTCCCGGCCGAGAAGGATTCGTGGCTGACGTGGGCGCTGTCCATCTGGCTGCCGTTGATCCTGTTCGTCGGTTTCTGGGTGTTCCTGATGCGCCAGATGCAGGGCACCGGCAACAAGGCCATCTCCTTCGGCAAAAGTCGGGCCAAACTACTGACCAGCCAGCAGAAGAAGGTCACGTTCAAGGATGTGGCCGGCGTCGATGAGGCCATCGAGGAGCTCACCGAGGTCGTGGAGTTCCTGAAGGAGCCCCAGAAGTTTCAGAAGCTGGGTGGACGAATCCCCAAGGGCGTGCTCCTGGTGGGGGCGCCCGGGACGGGCAAGACTCTGCTGGCGCGCGCGGTGGCCGGCGAGGCCAACGTGCCGTTCTTTTCCATCAGCGGCTCGGACTTTGTGGAGATGTTCGTCGGTGTCGGCGCCTCCCGCGTGCGCGACCTGTTCGACCAAGGTAAGAAGCATGCCCCCTGCATCATCTTCATCGACGAAATCGACGCCGTGGGCCGCCACCGCGGGGCCGGCCTGGGCGGCGGCCACGATGAGCGCGAACAGACCCTGAACCAGCTCCTGGTGGAGATGGACGGCTTCGAGTCCAACGAGGGGGTCATCCTCATCGCCGCCACCAACCGGCCCGATGTGCTCGACCCGGCGCTGCTCCGGCCCGGCCGGTTCGACCGCCAGGTGGTGGTGAACCTGCCCGATGTCCGCGGCCGGCTCGGCATCCTGCGGGTGCACACCCGCAAGATTCCCGTCAGCCACGACGTGGACCTGGAGATCATCGCCCGTTCCACGCCGGGATTTTCCGGCGCGCAACTGGCCAACCTGGTCAACGAGGCCGCGCTCAACGCCGCCCGCTACAATCTCAAGAGCGTCACCATGGGCGACTTCGAGACAGCCAAGGACAAGGTCCTGATGGGCAAGGAACGCCGCTCGCTCATCATCAACGAACAGGAAAAGAAGATCACCGCCTACCACGAAGCGGGGCACGCCTTGCTGGCCGCGCTGCTGCCCGAAGCCGACCCCATCCACAAGGTAGCCATCATCCCGCGCGGCATGGCTCTCGGCAT
This region includes:
- a CDS encoding ATP-dependent metallopeptidase FtsH/Yme1/Tma family protein is translated as MNNTIKNILLWLFIIITVVVLYGLYNSHQKGPVKELDYTKFQEKISAKAIQEATIKGAMVEGRLGNGDRFTAAVPENSQAQVADALVKAGANVHVVPAEKDSWLTWALSIWLPLILFVGFWVFLMRQMQGTGNKAISFGKSRAKLLTSQQKKVTFKDVAGVDEAIEELTEVVEFLKEPQKFQKLGGRIPKGVLLVGAPGTGKTLLARAVAGEANVPFFSISGSDFVEMFVGVGASRVRDLFDQGKKHAPCIIFIDEIDAVGRHRGAGLGGGHDEREQTLNQLLVEMDGFESNEGVILIAATNRPDVLDPALLRPGRFDRQVVVNLPDVRGRLGILRVHTRKIPVSHDVDLEIIARSTPGFSGAQLANLVNEAALNAARYNLKSVTMGDFETAKDKVLMGKERRSLIINEQEKKITAYHEAGHALLAALLPEADPIHKVAIIPRGMALGITQQLPVDDRYNYSRNYLLAQLKVLMGGRIAEEAFLKIKTTGAANDIERATEMARKMVCEWGMSDHLGPLAFGKKEEQIFLGREIAQHRDYSEQTAELIDQEVQQLVRASYTEATSLVEQHREAMERIAQALLEFEVLDAEEVEMAIRGETIVKHKERTASKPTDSKPTDTKQEEEVVPGIITTKEGPAPA